From the Pseudomonas baltica genome, one window contains:
- the kaiC gene encoding circadian clock protein KaiC — MTVDPVVLNPVPSSLHKVATGIVGFDDITLGGLPAGRPSLICGAAGCGKTLFGVTFLVRGAVDHDEPGVFMSFEERPRDLVDNVASLGYDLQGLIDQKKIAIDHVHIDRSEIEETGEYDLEGLFVRLGYAIDTIGAKRVVLDTIEALFASFTDTAVLRAELRRLFYWLKERGVTAVITGERGNGQLTRYGIEEYVSDCVILLDNRVAEQITTRRLRVIKYRGSSHGTNEYPFFIDEYGITVLPVTAAGLNHSASVQIVPSGIEGLDRMLGRGGFYRGSSVLVSGLAGTGKTTFGASFVDACCKREERCLLFSFEESQSQLVRNLESVGLNLKPYIDSGLLRVESARPSLYGLEVHLARMYREILEFKPHAVVIDPISAFRGPESEVHATLLRLVDLLKEHNITAIFTSLSEAKARAQGLDREVSSLMDVWLSLGMVEADGEHNRLLYVLKARGMGHSNQVREYHIDSNGITLVRPYIGPHGVLTGSARLNQEAREHREADVRKQLVEQRRREKEKNRTQLERKIAEMREALEAEELEENLLLDDESRQLITDDDVRQRLVLARGAAE; from the coding sequence TTGACCGTTGACCCCGTAGTTCTGAACCCCGTCCCATCGTCTTTGCACAAGGTGGCCACTGGCATCGTCGGCTTCGATGACATCACCCTTGGCGGCTTGCCGGCCGGCCGACCGTCGCTGATCTGTGGTGCCGCAGGCTGTGGCAAGACGCTGTTCGGGGTGACGTTCCTGGTGCGCGGCGCCGTCGATCACGACGAGCCGGGTGTGTTCATGAGTTTCGAGGAACGCCCCCGCGACCTGGTCGACAATGTCGCTTCGCTGGGCTACGACCTGCAAGGCCTGATCGATCAGAAAAAGATCGCCATCGATCACGTGCACATCGACCGCAGCGAAATTGAAGAAACCGGCGAGTACGACCTCGAGGGCCTGTTCGTACGGCTCGGTTACGCCATCGACACCATCGGTGCCAAGCGTGTGGTGCTGGACACCATCGAGGCGCTGTTTGCCAGCTTCACCGATACGGCGGTCCTGCGCGCGGAGCTGCGCCGGTTGTTCTACTGGCTCAAGGAGCGTGGCGTTACCGCCGTCATCACTGGCGAGCGTGGCAACGGCCAGCTGACCCGTTACGGCATTGAAGAATACGTCTCCGACTGCGTGATCCTGCTCGACAACCGTGTGGCCGAGCAGATCACCACCCGTCGCCTGCGGGTCATCAAGTACCGCGGCTCGTCCCATGGCACCAACGAATACCCGTTCTTCATCGACGAATACGGCATCACCGTGCTACCGGTCACAGCGGCCGGGCTCAATCACTCGGCATCGGTGCAGATAGTGCCCAGCGGTATCGAAGGACTCGACCGCATGCTGGGCCGCGGCGGCTTCTACCGGGGCTCCAGCGTGCTGGTGTCGGGGCTCGCCGGTACCGGCAAGACCACCTTCGGCGCAAGCTTCGTGGATGCCTGCTGCAAGCGCGAAGAGCGTTGCTTGCTGTTTTCCTTCGAAGAATCGCAAAGCCAGCTGGTGCGCAACCTCGAATCGGTCGGCCTGAACCTCAAGCCCTATATCGACAGTGGCCTGCTGCGGGTCGAGTCGGCACGCCCCAGCCTGTATGGTCTGGAAGTGCACCTGGCGCGGATGTACCGGGAGATTCTCGAGTTCAAACCCCATGCTGTGGTGATCGATCCGATCTCGGCGTTCCGCGGACCGGAGTCAGAAGTGCACGCCACCTTGTTGCGCCTGGTCGACTTGCTCAAGGAGCACAACATCACGGCTATCTTCACCAGCCTGTCCGAGGCCAAGGCGCGGGCTCAAGGCCTCGATCGCGAGGTCTCCTCGTTGATGGACGTTTGGCTGTCGCTCGGCATGGTCGAGGCCGATGGCGAGCACAACCGCCTGCTGTACGTGCTCAAGGCGCGCGGTATGGGCCACTCCAACCAGGTGCGCGAATACCATATCGACAGTAACGGCATTACCCTGGTGCGCCCGTATATCGGCCCCCATGGCGTGCTCACCGGCTCAGCGCGGCTCAATCAGGAAGCCCGTGAGCACCGCGAGGCGGACGTGCGCAAACAGCTGGTCGAGCAGCGCCGGCGCGAAAAGGAAAAGAACCGCACCCAGTTGGAGCGCAAGATCGCCGAAATGCGCGAGGCGCTGGAGGCCGAGGAGCTGGAAGAAAACCTGCTGCTGGATGACGAGTCGCGCCAATTGATCACCGACGACGATGTGCGCCAGCGTCTGGTGTTGGCCCGGGGGGCGGCGGAATGA